From Thamnophis elegans isolate rThaEle1 chromosome 12, rThaEle1.pri, whole genome shotgun sequence, one genomic window encodes:
- the DLL3 gene encoding delta-like protein 3, with protein MAPSLAAAAAPLLLLLLLAAPPAEPAGVFELQVHSFTTSNPQKFCRGPPPCHLFFRVCLKHAQAVVSPEPPCTFGAALSNVVPADRHAVAATGLIRIPFHFKWPGTFSLIIESWRAESVGEPSTEDPQRLISRLATRRRLAVGEEWSQDVQLGDQSELRYSYHVTCDEHYYGESCSDYCRPRDDTFGHYTCDELGRRICLAGWQGDYCSEPICLAECSRSHGYCEKPGECKCRIGWQGASCDECVRYPGCLHGSCLQPWQCNCQEGWGGLFCNQDLNYCTNHHPCQNGATCTNTGQGSYTCTCPAGFVGNNCQVEVNECDSGPCRNGGSCSDLENDYKCTCPQGFYGKTCEISAMTCSDGPCFNGGTCTERLSGGYTCRCPLNYHGSNCEKKIDRCSNNPCLNGGRCLDLGRSAFCKCRPGFAGSRCELNIDDCACNPCANGGTCIDGPNSYSCSCTLGYGGKDCSVRMDACSSSPCQNSGTCYTHFSGHVCECPSGFMGSNCEFRVQLPTPVSSPWMAEGPFPTALAVSFALGLLTLLLAACAILALLRHMRNGPHPLKKPRLQRPWRPSTTSESGRAASFRAAALRSPIRTAGLMATASTARGNSWTRVTSPSARSRTINRRSSAGLLCRSVRRTVLITRSTSSPAKWSPAFTPRRSKDELHTKP; from the exons GCCGAGCCAGCGGGAGTCTTCGAACTCCAGGTGCATTCCTTCACCACCAGCAACCCCCAGAAATTCTGCCGGGGACCTCCGCCCTGCCACCTCTTCTTCCGGGTCTGCCTCAAACACGCCCAGGCTGTGGTCTCCCCAGAACCCCCCTGCACCTTCGGGGCAGCCCTGAGCAATGTCGTCCCCGCAGATCGTCATGCTGTGGCTGCCACTGGACTCATCCGCATCCCCTTCCACTTCAAGTGGCCG GGAACTTTTTCCCTCATTATTGAATCCTGGAGGGCTGAATCCGTCGGAGAGCCATCCACAG AAGACCCCCAGAGGCTGATCAGCCGGTTGGCGACTCGACGCCGTCTGGCGGTGGGCGAGGAGTGGTCCCAAGATGTGCAGCTGGGCGACCAGAGTGAGCTGCGCTACTCCTACCACGTCACTTGCGACGAGCACTACTACGGGGAGAGCTGCTCCGATTACTGCCGGCCGCGGGACGACACCTTCGGCCATTACACCTGTGATGAGCTGGGCCGTCGCATCTGCCTTGCCGGATGGCAGGGAGACTATTGCTCGGAAC CCATCTGCCTGGCGGAGTGCAGCCGCAGCCACGGCTACTGCGAGAAGCCCGGCGAATGCAAATGCCGGATCGGCTGGCAGGGCGCCTCCTGCGACGAGTGCGTGCGTTACCCGGGCTGCCTCCACGGCTCCTGCCTGCAGCCCTGGCAGTGCAATTGCCAGGAGGGCTGGGGGGGCCTCTTCTGCAACCAGGACCTCAACTACTGCACCAATCACCACCCCTGCCAGAACGGGGCCACCTGCACCAACACGGGCCAAGGGAGTTACACCTGCACCTGCCCGGCGGGCTTTGTGGGGAACAACTGCCAGGTGGAAGTCAACGAATGCGACAGCGGCCCCTGCAGGAACGGAGGCAGCTGCAGC GACCTGGAGAATGATTACAAGTGCACCTGCCCGCAAGGTTTCTACGGCAAGACCTGCGAAATCAGCGCCATGACTTGTTCCGACGGGCCATGTTTCAATGGTGGCACCTGCACGGAGAGACTCTCAGGGGGCTACACGTGTCGCTGCCCCCTGAACTACCACGGCTCCAACTGTGAGAAGAAGATAGACAGGTGCAGCAACAACCCTTGTTTGAATG GTGGCCGCTGCCTGGACCTCGGCCGGAGCGCCTTCTGCAAGTGCCGCCCGGGCTTTGCCGGCTCCCGCTGCGAACTGAACATCGACGACTGTGCGTGCAACCCCTGCGCTAACGGGGGCACCTGCATCGACGGCCCCAACTCCTACTCCTGCTCCTGCACCCTGGGCTACGGGGGGAAGGACTGCAGCGTTCGCATGGACGCCTGCAGCTCCAGCCCCTGCCAGAACAGCGGGACCTGCTACACTCACTTCTCCGGCCACGTCTGCGAGTGCCCCAGCGGCTTCATGGGCTCCAACTGCGAGTTCCGCGTCCAGCTGCCCACGCCCGTCAGCAGCCCCTGGATGGCCGAGGGGCCTTTCCCCACCGCCCTGGCCGTCTCCTTCGCTCTGGGGCTGCTGACTTTGCTGTTGGCTGCCTGCGCCATCCTGGCGCTGCTTCGGCACATGAGGAACGGGCCTCACCCGCTGAAAAAGCCGCGTCTGCAACGACCCTGGCGGCCGTCAACAACTTCCGAGAGCGGGAGAGCCGCCTCCTTCCGCGCGGCTGCTTTAAGGTCTCCAATAAGGACGGCCGGTTTGATGGCGACAGCTTCAACTGCAAGAGGAAACTCCTGGACCAGAGTTACGAGTCCATCTGCAAGAAGCCGGACAA TAAACCGTCGGAGCTCAGCTGGCCTGTTGTGCCGGAGTGTCCGAAGGACGGTGCTTATCACCCGATCTACATCATCCCCGGCCAAGTGGAGCCCTGCGTTTACGCCACGGAG